In the genome of Candidatus Nealsonbacteria bacterium, one region contains:
- a CDS encoding anaerobic ribonucleoside-triphosphate reductase activating protein, whose amino-acid sequence MEIGGLQKLTLIDYPKKLACTVFTTGCNFRCPFCYASELVLPEKIKNQPKIAQSVFFNFLKEKKGLIEGVVICGGEPTIHKDLPSFIKKIKKMNYSVKLDTNGSNPAVLKKLIENNFIDYVAMDIKGPKESYQKLTVRKINVANVERSVKILKESKIDFEFRTTIVPEILEKKDITQIARWIGPGGKYYLQGFRPEKTVDPRFEKVKPYPGEYMVEIKNAVAPLFDVCEIRGI is encoded by the coding sequence ATGGAAATCGGCGGACTTCAAAAGTTAACCCTAATAGATTATCCGAAAAAATTAGCCTGCACTGTGTTTACGACAGGCTGTAATTTTCGTTGTCCTTTTTGTTACGCTTCCGAATTAGTTTTACCAGAAAAAATTAAAAACCAGCCCAAAATTGCTCAATCTGTTTTTTTTAATTTTCTGAAAGAAAAAAAAGGATTAATAGAAGGCGTTGTAATTTGCGGAGGGGAGCCGACTATTCATAAAGACCTGCCCTCCTTTATAAAAAAAATAAAAAAAATGAACTATTCCGTAAAATTGGATACCAACGGTTCCAACCCCGCTGTTTTAAAAAAATTAATCGAAAATAATTTCATTGATTATGTGGCAATGGATATTAAGGGCCCCAAAGAGAGTTATCAAAAGTTAACCGTCAGGAAAATCAACGTGGCAAACGTAGAAAGGAGCGTTAAAATTTTGAAAGAGTCAAAAATAGATTTTGAATTCAGGACCACGATTGTTCCGGAAATTTTGGAGAAAAAAGATATCACGCAGATTGCCCGCTGGATAGGACCGGGCGGAAAATATTATTTACAGGGCTTCCGGCCGGAAAAAACCGTTGACCCGAGATTTGAAAAAGTAAAACCATATCCTGGCGAATATATGGTGGAAATAAAAAACGCCGTCGCTCCTTTGTTTGACGTTTGTGAAATAAGAGGAATTTAA